A single Polyangia bacterium DNA region contains:
- a CDS encoding ABC transporter ATP-binding protein, with protein MASSPPAPRPPLGERLRETLRLLPHVRRTFRILWQTNRALTIAVAALAVAGGILPAAIAWVGKLIIDAVVTAARASGTHDPGKATRLVLLELLLMAASTLLTRLSTLVRELLRAQLGNRINVDILEKALTLELRHFEDAAFYDKMQRARREASSRPLSMVLGLLGIAQSAISLGSYAFLLARLSPASVVVLALASIPAFISEARLSNESFRLYSWRAPEARRLNYLEWLLTRDTHVKEVKLFALGPLVLERYRTLFDKFYREDRALAFRRFAFGLALTLLSLGAFYACYGWAAGRAARAAISLGDLTLYVMVFRQGQGAFQSLLGALGGLYEDALFMSNLFAYLDLGGEPAPALAATDAPPTAALPQPQAIEFRDVSFRYPGKEAWALRHVDLTIAPGEVVALCGDNGAGKSTLIHLLMRLYEPTEGAIFYGGTNLRDLNGDELRRRIGAVFQDFVRYQFTAAENIGLGWVPALGDRPRIQAAARAGGADAVVQALPQQLDTMLGGYFEAGHELSVGQWQKIATSRAFMRDAEVLILDEPTASLDAEAEHEMWKRFAALARGRTAILISHRMATVRLAGRIVVLKNGQIEEMGSHAELLARDGRYAHLFRLQAAGYAD; from the coding sequence ATGGCGTCATCGCCGCCTGCGCCCCGACCACCGCTGGGTGAACGCCTGCGCGAAACGCTGCGCTTGCTGCCCCACGTGCGACGCACGTTTCGCATTCTCTGGCAGACCAACCGCGCGCTCACCATCGCGGTGGCGGCGCTGGCGGTGGCCGGCGGGATCTTGCCGGCCGCCATCGCCTGGGTGGGCAAGCTGATCATCGACGCGGTGGTGACCGCGGCGCGCGCCTCGGGAACGCACGACCCGGGAAAGGCGACGCGCCTGGTGCTTCTGGAATTGCTGCTGATGGCGGCGTCGACGCTGCTGACCCGGCTATCGACGCTGGTGCGCGAGCTTTTGCGCGCCCAGCTCGGCAACCGCATCAACGTCGACATTCTGGAGAAGGCGCTGACGCTGGAGCTGCGCCACTTCGAAGACGCTGCCTTCTACGACAAGATGCAACGGGCCCGGCGCGAGGCCTCGTCGCGCCCGCTGTCGATGGTGCTGGGCTTGTTGGGCATCGCCCAGAGCGCCATCTCGCTGGGCAGCTATGCCTTCCTGCTGGCGCGCCTGTCGCCGGCGTCGGTGGTGGTGCTGGCGCTGGCTTCCATTCCCGCGTTCATCAGCGAGGCGCGCCTGTCGAACGAGAGCTTTCGTCTTTACAGCTGGCGCGCGCCCGAGGCCCGCCGTCTCAATTACCTGGAATGGCTGCTCACCCGCGACACGCACGTCAAAGAGGTCAAGCTCTTCGCCCTGGGACCGCTGGTGCTCGAGCGCTATCGCACGCTGTTCGACAAGTTCTATCGCGAGGACCGCGCCCTGGCCTTCAGGCGGTTCGCCTTCGGGTTGGCCCTGACGCTGCTCAGTCTGGGCGCTTTTTACGCCTGTTACGGCTGGGCGGCCGGGCGCGCGGCGCGGGCGGCCATCTCGCTTGGCGATCTGACGTTGTACGTGATGGTCTTTCGTCAGGGACAAGGCGCGTTTCAATCCTTGCTGGGCGCGCTGGGCGGTCTTTATGAGGACGCCTTGTTCATGTCGAACCTGTTCGCCTATCTGGATCTCGGCGGCGAGCCTGCGCCGGCGCTGGCGGCGACCGACGCACCGCCGACGGCGGCGCTGCCGCAACCCCAGGCGATCGAATTCCGTGACGTCTCGTTTCGCTATCCTGGCAAAGAAGCGTGGGCCCTGCGCCACGTCGATCTCACCATCGCGCCGGGCGAAGTGGTGGCGCTGTGCGGGGACAACGGCGCCGGCAAATCGACGCTGATTCACCTGCTGATGCGCCTTTACGAACCGACCGAAGGCGCCATCTTCTACGGCGGCACGAACCTGCGCGACCTGAACGGCGACGAACTGCGCCGCCGCATCGGCGCTGTATTTCAAGACTTCGTCCGCTATCAGTTCACCGCCGCCGAGAACATCGGCCTTGGCTGGGTGCCGGCCCTGGGCGATCGTCCGCGCATCCAAGCCGCCGCCCGCGCCGGCGGCGCAGACGCCGTGGTGCAGGCCTTGCCGCAACAACTGGACACCATGCTGGGCGGATACTTCGAGGCCGGCCACGAGCTGTCCGTCGGACAGTGGCAAAAAATCGCCACCTCCCGCGCGTTCATGCGCGACGCCGAGGTGCTGATCCTCGACGAGCCGACGGCGTCGCTGGACGCCGAGGCCGAACACGAGATGTGGAAACGCTTCGCCGCCCTGGCCCGCGGCCGCACCGCCATCTTGATCAGCCACCGGATGGCCACCGTGCGCCTGGCCGGCCGCATCGTCGTTTTGAAGAACGGCCAGATCGAAGAGATGGGCTCGCACGCCGAACTGCTGGCGCGCGACGGTCGTTATGCACATTTGTTTCGGTTGCAGGCGGCTGGTTACGCTGATTGA